The DNA window TGGTATGTTAAGTGGGATAGGTTTAACAGGTTGTTCGAATACTACGAGCGATGAAAATTTGGCAACAAAGCTAAAATTAGGGTTCGATTCTATTTCGGGGGCTAAACTAGACGCAGTTGTTGTGCCTAAAGGTTACAGTGCACAAGTACTCGCACCTTGGGGCACACCGCTTAATGATTTTGCTCAAGAATGGCAAGCCGACGGTTCAAATACTGCGTTAGATCAAGCTAATTCACTGGGTATGCATCATGACGGCATGCATTATTTTCCGTTAAATGGTAGCTCTACCGATGGCTTATTATGTATTAATCATGAGTACATAGATCAAAAGGCATTACATCCTGCTGGACCGACTAAAGATGTGAATAGCTTACGCACAATTCTTGATGAAGTACGCAAAGAAATTAATGCGCATGGTGTTACTGTTGTGCGTATTAAGCAAACTAATGGTATTTGGGATGTAGTTAAAAATGATAGCCATAATCGTCGCTTTACAGGTGCTACTATTATGGATATTAGCGGCCCAGTTGCTGATAAGGAATTACTCGTAACGGCTTTCGCTACAGATGGCGATAAAGTACGTGGTACGCTTAATAACTGTGGTAATGGTTATACGCCATGGGGTACCTACCTGACTTGTGAAGAAAACTGGCCTGGTTATTTCGTTAATACTGGCACACAGACCGTAGATCAATTACGTATCGGCATTGACGATAAAAATACCCGTTATGGTTGGGATGATTTAGCGGGTAACGATGATGAAGTCGCTGATGAATTTAGCCGTTTTGATATTACGATTAAAGGCGTGAATGCGGCTGAAGATTATCGTAACGAAGCCAATGGTCATGGTTATATTGTCGAAATAGACCCTTATGATAATCAATCGAATGCTGTTAAACGTACCGCATTAGGACGCTTCCGCCATGAAGGTTGTGTTTTTGGCAAAGTAACTGAAGGTAAACCGATTGTCTTTTATTCTGGGCATGACTCTCGTTTTGAATATATTTATAAATTTGTTTCTGATGCGTTGTGGGCCCCTGGTGATGCCGATCGCACTGATCGTTTAACTGTGGGTGAAAAGTACATGGGTCAAGGTACTTTGTATGTAGCTCGTTTTGACGATAAAGGGGTTGGTGTATGGCTACCACTAACTATGACGGCGGAAACGAAAGAGCAAGGTGTGTTAGCTGATCACTTTGCTAACCTTGCTGAGATTATTCTAAATACAGCTGGTGCGGCGGATCTTGTTGGTGCGACGCCAATGGATCGTCCAGAATGGGCAGCCGTAGACCCTATTAATGGTGCGGTATACATGACCTTGACTAATAATACCAAACGTACAACGGAAACTAACCCTGCGAATCCAAGATTGAACAATAGCGCCGGCCATATTATTCGTTGGCAAGAAGGTGACGATGCTGAGCAATTTAGTTGGGATATTTTTGTATTTGGTGCGGCAGAAGATGGATCACCAGAAGTTAATATCTCTGGATTAGACGAGCTAAATCAGTTTGCAAGTCCAGATGGTCTCGCATTTGATTCGCGCGGTATTATGTGGATCCAAACGGATAATGGTGCACTAGAATTAACTGAATATACCAATGATCAGATGCTAGCTGTAGTACCAAGTCAACTCACTAAAGATGCTGGTGAATTAGAGACAATTAACAGTGATAATCAAACTGCATTGAAACGTTTCTTTGTCGGACCAAATGGCGCTGAAGTCACAGGTTTAGCTTTTAGTCCTGCTCAAACGGATCTGTTTTTGAATATCCAACACCCTAAAAATTGGCCGTATAGTAATGACGCGTCGATGGAAACACCGAGTAATCAAACTGTTCGACCACGTGCTGCAACCGTTATTATTCGTAAGAATGACGGTGGGGAAGTAGGGGTTTAGTTCACTACGATGAATTTTTTAGCGATTAATGGCTAATTACACCTTGTTAAGTATTGCCAGCCTTCGGGTTGGCTTTATTGTTTATAGGATATGATTTACGGTAGGATAGCGCTATAAATACTCAGAAGATAACAGCCGACAGAATATGACTAAAACTGAAAAGAAGATTGATAATACTTTATGTAAAGTGCTTACTTGTGTTTGTGAAGATGCAAAAGATGAAATTCAGGGGTTTCAATGGTTAACGCATACCGTTAATTACGCGAATTTTCCGGCATCTTTAAAAATAACTTGTGTATTTGATAACAACGCTGATATTGCTCAATTAACGGCATCGAAGCAAGACCAGCATTTGCATGAATTATTAGCTCAAGCACTTAACGCTGTTGATGTGAGATTCAAAAATATTAACAAGCAAGTGAAGTTTGATAGTGAAGAAAATTGTACTCGTGACAATGCGGGTAATTGGGTGAAGCGCTTAGGTTAATGTCCTCTCATTATTAATAAGAGGGCAAATGGCTATAATTAGTTAATTGATTTGTTCAATTACGTGCTCTTCAGCAGCCACTTTACAGCTTCGTTTTTCGGGTAATAGCAAACTTAAAATGATTGCTGTTAACCCACCGGCAGTAATTGAAGAACCAAAAATATTCTGTACTAATTGCGGCAGTTGTTTTAGTAATTCAGGCACTAAAGCAACCCCGAAACCAACCCCGAATGATACCGCCATGATTAATAATTTACGGCGGTCTAATTCTTCAGTGGCTAATATTTTGATACCTGTCGCTGCAACCATACCAAACATTACTAACGTAGCTCCGCCTAACACGGGTTTTGGAATTTGTTGTAATATCGCGCCAATCGCAGGAAACAAACCTAACAATACTAAGATACCAGCAATGAAATAACCAACGTGACGACTTGCCACTCCGGTCATTTGGATCACGCCGTTATTCTGGCTGAATGTTGTATTAGGGAAAGTATTAAAAGTGGCTGCTAGCATTGAGTTAAGGCCGTCACCCAGTATGCCGCCTTTGATTCTCGCTATGTAGCGTTTCCCTGTTATTGGCTGTTGCGAGATAATACAGTTCGCTGTTAGATCGCCGGTTGTTTCAATGGCGGTAATTAAGTAGATCAATGCGACTGGAATGAATGCCATCCAATCAAAAGCAAAACCATACTTAAATGGTACGGGGATACTGAACAGTGGTTGATCGCTGATGTCGGTAAAGGTGAACATGTCAAAACCAAGGGCAATCATCACTCCGCAGGTTAAGCCGATGATGATAGAAGATAAGCGGATCCATTGATTATTTGAATTATTGAGGAAAATAATAATCGCAAGAACGCTACCACCAAGTGCTAGATTTTCTATGTTCCCAAAGTCAGGTGCATTAAAACCACCTGCAAGATCGATCATACCTACTTTAATTAATGAGATACCGATAATAGTAATGACGATACCGGTAATTAATGGATTCAAAATACGTTCTAATTTATCAATAAACTGAGAGATAAAGATTTCTACAAATGCACCGAAGAAACAAATACCAAATATCATGGCGAGAATATCTTCGGGCCCGCCGCCATTGGCTTTAACCATAAATCCTGCGGCGAGTATTGAACTTAAAAAGGAAAAACTGGTGCCTTGTAAACAGATCATGCCCGCGCCTACTGGACCAAAACGTCGAGCTTGAATAAACGTTGCGACACCTGAAACCAATAGCGCCATGCTGATCAAGTAAGGTAGTTGTTCACCTAAGCCTAATACACCGCCAATAATGAGTGTGGGTGTTATAACGCTAACAAAGCTGGCAAAGACATGCTGTATTGCAGCAAATGAAGATTCTAATACTGGGGGAATATCATCTAATTTATAAATCAGATCTGTGTGTTCATGCTGTGCATCATTACTGCTCATGAATTAATTTCCTTATTTTTCTGAGAGTCGGCATATTCATTATATGTATGCATTGATGTACAGCAAGTATCGAACCAGTGTTCACAATAAGCGTTAATATTGAATACATTCATTTTTTTGTTTCGTATCCATTTGATTTTAAAATGATTAAGTTTTCATGTCTTTTTTGTTTTAAATTTATATACAGTTTTAACTTATATTTATATACAAAGCGTGCACCAATATTGCTCTAAATTGATAATATCCTCCAAACTAGTGCATTCATATATTAGCGTTAGTTTGTAAAGAGCTAAAATTAGTATATGTTCACCGACTATGATAAAAGTTAGGACTTGTTTCAGTGAAATATGGAGATATAAACTATGATGAAATGCGATCAGTATGACTATATTGAAATAGTGTGTATGCACAAATACCCGGTTAAGTTAACGCTTAAATCGGGTGCTGAAATATACGGTATTGGGCTCGATACGCAACGTAATGAAAATCGAGACGAATGTATTAAGATAACGGTTGATGATGTTATTCGTTTGATTGTACTCGATACGATCTTAACACTTGATGTGACAGTCGATAACCCTCATTTTCAGAGCGTGATTTTTGATTATGATTAAAGATAAAAAGCCTTGTCTGTGATAAACAAACAAGGCTGATATTTAGGTCGAGTTAGTGATTGCTGTTCTTATAAATTAAACTTACCAACAACATCTTTCAACTCGGTATTCATTACTCCAAGTTCTGTTGTTGTTATTGCTGTATGTTCGGAGTTACTTGATAACTCGCTTACGATGTGCTGTATTTCACTCATATTACGGGTGACTTCATTACTTACTGTACTTTGCTCTTCTGCAGCAGAAGCGATCTGGATAGTCAGTTCACTAATAGTAGAAATTGCGATTTCCATACTTTCTAGATCTTGGTTTACTTCTTGAGTATCCGTTGCAGTTGTTACACAGCGTTCTTTGGTTTTATCCATCGCGTTCACAACGGCATTTACCCCTGAATTAAGCTTCGCTAACATCGTATTAATTTCTGATGTACTGTTTTGTGTACGTGCCGCTAATGCTCTGACTTCATCTGCTACTACGGCAAAACCACGGCCTTGTTCACCTGCTCGGGCTGCTTCAATTGCCGCATTAAGTGCAAGTAAGTTAGTTTGTTCTGCAATGTCGCCAATAACGGTTAGTACAGCACTAATTTGTTGAGTATGCTGCGCCATGCTTTCAATATTGACTACGGTATCTTCAACATCATCCAGTAAGGTTTGTACGTTACTTGATGCGCGAATAACCGTTATTTTTGATTGTGATACAGCATCGTGCATTTGCTGGGTGGCTGCTGCTGCGTCTGCTGCATTGGTCGCTACAATCGTTGCTGTGGTACTCATTTCTTCCATTGCAGTCACAGCTTGCTCTGTTTCTTTCGCGTGACTAATGACGATGTTATTGGTGATTTGAGTTTGTTCTTCAACTTGCGCCAACGAACCCGATATTTTGACTGAAGAATCATTAACAGACAGCATTAACGTATGTAAGTAATTAATAAAGTTATTCACTGAATTACCAATATCGCCAACTTCATCATTTGCTTTGATTTGCACACGCGTTGTTAGATCTGCATTACCTTGTGAAAGTAGGTCAATGTTTTCACGTAGTACGATCAAGCGCTGTGACAGACGTTTAAAGGTAATGTAACAAAAACAAATAATAGCCAGCATGAGTGGTAATTGAATTGCCGCGATAAGTGATAAAATAACCGACTCATTTTCATGTAAAGAGGCAACGGGAACGGCTAACGCAATTGACCATGGTGTCCCCTCTAATGGTTCAAAATACAGTGCGTACTCTTCGCCATTCTCAGCGTCATAACTAATATACTGTTTGTTATTCTGATTGTTTAAGTTGTTATTTACGGCATTAATAAATGTAGAACGTGATGCCAGAGATGTGGTTGTTTTTAATAATAAATCTCCTGAGGTAGCAGCTGTATTGTTAAGGATCTTACCATCTTGTTCGACAACTAGAATGTAGCCACCAAACTCTCGCTCTAAGTCTTTAGCAAGTTGGTTAAAGAAACCGAGTGTTACGTCAATTGTTGCCGCACCATACAGACGACCGTCTTTATATATACCCATGCTACAGTTAGTACGTGCTTCGGTACTTGCCGAATCTTTGTATGCTGGCGCCCAAGCACACGTACCTCTTGGTGCATTTTGTCCGGCTCTGTGCCAAGACTGTTCAAAATAATTCGGTGCCGCGGCGGTATTCCAATAATCATTAGAGATCAATTGATTGTTACTATCTCGGTGCACAAAAGAACTGAATTTACGCATACCTTCTTGACGCTGATCTGGTAGTGGCCAAATACCGCCACCAAACACGCTGCTATCACCGTATTGATCAACCAATGCGGGCAGTAATTTATCAATTTGTTCACTGGATAATTCAGGGACCACTTGCGTGATATTTTTCTGCTGAGCTTCTACTTTATTGAGTTTACTAAATACATTTTCAGATACTGTTTGTAATGACTTATGAATGATGTCTTCTGAAGATTCAAGTAATTGTGGTGAGACGAAGGTTT is part of the Moritella viscosa genome and encodes:
- a CDS encoding putative modulator of Rho-dependent transcription termination, with the translated sequence MMKCDQYDYIEIVCMHKYPVKLTLKSGAEIYGIGLDTQRNENRDECIKITVDDVIRLIVLDTILTLDVTVDNPHFQSVIFDYD
- a CDS encoding xanthine/uracil permease — translated: MSSNDAQHEHTDLIYKLDDIPPVLESSFAAIQHVFASFVSVITPTLIIGGVLGLGEQLPYLISMALLVSGVATFIQARRFGPVGAGMICLQGTSFSFLSSILAAGFMVKANGGGPEDILAMIFGICFFGAFVEIFISQFIDKLERILNPLITGIVITIIGISLIKVGMIDLAGGFNAPDFGNIENLALGGSVLAIIIFLNNSNNQWIRLSSIIIGLTCGVMIALGFDMFTFTDISDQPLFSIPVPFKYGFAFDWMAFIPVALIYLITAIETTGDLTANCIISQQPITGKRYIARIKGGILGDGLNSMLAATFNTFPNTTFSQNNGVIQMTGVASRHVGYFIAGILVLLGLFPAIGAILQQIPKPVLGGATLVMFGMVAATGIKILATEELDRRKLLIMAVSFGVGFGVALVPELLKQLPQLVQNIFGSSITAGGLTAIILSLLLPEKRSCKVAAEEHVIEQIN
- a CDS encoding methyl-accepting chemotaxis protein yields the protein MNSIKNMYSSYFIAFMLAIMVLTTIGIKTFVSPQLLESSEDIIHKSLQTVSENVFSKLNKVEAQQKNITQVVPELSSEQIDKLLPALVDQYGDSSVFGGGIWPLPDQRQEGMRKFSSFVHRDSNNQLISNDYWNTAAAPNYFEQSWHRAGQNAPRGTCAWAPAYKDSASTEARTNCSMGIYKDGRLYGAATIDVTLGFFNQLAKDLEREFGGYILVVEQDGKILNNTAATSGDLLLKTTTSLASRSTFINAVNNNLNNQNNKQYISYDAENGEEYALYFEPLEGTPWSIALAVPVASLHENESVILSLIAAIQLPLMLAIICFCYITFKRLSQRLIVLRENIDLLSQGNADLTTRVQIKANDEVGDIGNSVNNFINYLHTLMLSVNDSSVKISGSLAQVEEQTQITNNIVISHAKETEQAVTAMEEMSTTATIVATNAADAAAATQQMHDAVSQSKITVIRASSNVQTLLDDVEDTVVNIESMAQHTQQISAVLTVIGDIAEQTNLLALNAAIEAARAGEQGRGFAVVADEVRALAARTQNSTSEINTMLAKLNSGVNAVVNAMDKTKERCVTTATDTQEVNQDLESMEIAISTISELTIQIASAAEEQSTVSNEVTRNMSEIQHIVSELSSNSEHTAITTTELGVMNTELKDVVGKFNL